A single region of the Phycisphaerae bacterium RAS1 genome encodes:
- the glnS gene encoding Glutamine--tRNA ligase, with translation MATDRPRDFIREIIDEHNRSGRFGGRVHTRFPPEPNGYLHIGHAKSICLNYGLAEEYRGKFNLRFDDTNPVKEEQEYVDSIIADVRWLGARWPGMRDDDLSAGVLFASDYFEQMYGWGEELVKKGKAYVCDLKPEQVSRTRGTLTAPGQDSPFRNRGVEENLDLLRRMRAGEFPDGSRTLRAKIDMAHPNLNMRDPVLYRILHAEHHRTGGRWCIYPMYDWAHGFEDSIEGITHSICTLEFENHRPLYDWFIQTVNEGRTEDGSGPWGRRIHHPQQIEFNRLNITYTVMSKRKLLLLVQEGHVRGWDDPRMPTLAGFRRRGYTAEAIRAFVGDVGVSKYSGVIEIARLENAIRDDLNRRAARVMAVLRPLRVVIENWPEGLGEGATPLSERAAQASAAAGAGSFGGHTDWLDAVNNPEDPSAGTRKVPFSKVIYIEQDDFRETPPPKYWRLFPGNEVRLRYAYFIKCTGVVKDAAGQVVEIRATYDPATRGGDAPDGRKVKSTIHWVSAAHAIPAEVRLYESLFTKEDPEDVSEAAVEAEARATGLPAAASGAQAGASAAASSAARSTAADWRVNLNPHSLEVVTAAQIEPSVATAPIGASFQFERLGYFCVDADSASPQPSGGATRKLVFNRTVTLKDTWAKVAAGPRAGR, from the coding sequence ATGGCCACCGACCGCCCGCGAGACTTCATTCGCGAGATCATCGACGAGCACAACCGCAGCGGCCGCTTCGGCGGGCGCGTGCACACGCGCTTCCCGCCCGAGCCCAATGGATACCTGCACATCGGCCACGCCAAGTCCATCTGCCTGAACTACGGGCTGGCCGAGGAGTATCGCGGGAAATTCAACCTGCGTTTCGACGACACCAACCCGGTGAAAGAGGAGCAGGAGTACGTCGATTCGATCATCGCCGACGTGCGCTGGCTGGGCGCGCGCTGGCCCGGCATGCGCGACGACGACCTTTCCGCCGGCGTGCTGTTCGCATCCGATTACTTCGAGCAGATGTACGGATGGGGTGAGGAGCTGGTGAAGAAGGGCAAAGCCTACGTCTGCGACCTGAAACCCGAACAGGTCAGCCGCACGCGCGGCACGCTCACCGCGCCGGGCCAGGACAGCCCGTTCCGCAATCGCGGTGTGGAGGAGAACCTCGACCTGCTGCGGCGGATGCGGGCGGGCGAGTTTCCCGACGGCTCGCGCACGCTGCGGGCGAAGATCGACATGGCCCACCCGAACCTGAACATGCGCGATCCGGTGCTGTACCGCATCCTGCACGCCGAGCACCATCGCACCGGCGGCCGGTGGTGCATCTACCCGATGTACGACTGGGCCCACGGCTTCGAGGATTCGATTGAAGGCATCACGCACAGTATCTGCACGCTCGAATTCGAGAACCACCGCCCGCTCTACGACTGGTTCATTCAGACCGTCAACGAGGGCCGCACGGAGGACGGCAGCGGCCCATGGGGTCGCCGGATTCACCACCCGCAGCAGATCGAATTCAACCGGCTGAACATCACGTACACCGTGATGAGTAAGCGCAAGCTGCTGCTGCTGGTGCAGGAGGGGCACGTCCGCGGCTGGGACGATCCGCGCATGCCGACGCTGGCCGGTTTCCGCCGCCGCGGCTACACGGCCGAGGCGATCCGCGCATTCGTCGGCGACGTGGGCGTGAGCAAGTACAGCGGCGTGATCGAGATCGCCCGGCTGGAGAATGCCATTCGGGATGATCTGAACCGCCGGGCGGCGCGCGTAATGGCGGTGCTGAGGCCGCTGCGCGTGGTCATTGAGAACTGGCCGGAGGGCCTTGGAGAGGGCGCGACGCCGCTGTCAGAACGCGCAGCGCAAGCGAGCGCGGCGGCTGGAGCGGGCAGCTTCGGCGGACACACCGACTGGCTTGACGCGGTCAACAATCCGGAAGATCCGAGCGCTGGAACGCGCAAGGTGCCTTTCTCGAAGGTCATCTACATCGAGCAGGACGATTTTCGCGAGACGCCGCCGCCCAAGTACTGGCGGCTCTTCCCCGGCAACGAGGTGCGGCTCCGCTACGCGTATTTCATCAAGTGCACGGGCGTCGTGAAGGACGCGGCCGGCCAGGTGGTCGAAATTCGCGCGACGTATGATCCCGCCACGCGCGGCGGCGACGCGCCCGACGGACGGAAGGTGAAATCCACCATTCACTGGGTTTCCGCGGCACACGCGATTCCGGCCGAGGTGCGGCTGTACGAGTCGCTGTTCACGAAGGAAGACCCGGAAGACGTCTCCGAAGCCGCCGTCGAGGCCGAGGCCCGCGCCACCGGGCTGCCGGCGGCCGCGAGCGGCGCACAGGCTGGCGCGAGCGCCGCGGCGTCTTCGGCGGCGCGATCGACGGCGGCGGACTGGCGCGTGAACCTGAATCCCCATTCGCTTGAAGTTGTGACGGCGGCGCAGATCGAGCCGAGCGTCGCAACCGCGCCGATCGGCGCGTCGTTCCAGTTTGAGCGGCTGGGGTATTTCTGCGTCGATGCAGACTCCGCTTCGCCGCAGCCGTCCGGCGGCGCGACACGGAAACTCGTCTTCAACCGCACGGTGACGCTGAAGGACACGTGGGCGAAGGTAGCGGCCGGCCCCCGTGCCGGCCGTTGA
- the dut gene encoding Deoxyuridine 5'-triphosphate nucleotidohydrolase, with the protein MRPTLKIRRDEGCDDIPLPRYQSEHAAGLDLHAAVNEPLVIHPGDVRLVPTGLFVEIPIGFEGQIRARSGMALKHGLIVPNAPGTIDADYRGQVQVIVGNCAREPFTITRGMRIAQLVIAPVQMVDIQETTHLSETARGAGGFGHTGRG; encoded by the coding sequence ATGCGACCGACGCTGAAAATCCGCCGCGACGAAGGCTGCGACGACATCCCGCTTCCCCGCTACCAAAGCGAACACGCCGCCGGATTGGACCTGCACGCTGCGGTTAACGAGCCGCTGGTGATTCACCCCGGCGACGTGCGCCTGGTTCCGACCGGTCTGTTCGTCGAGATTCCGATCGGCTTCGAGGGGCAGATTCGCGCCCGCAGCGGCATGGCGCTCAAGCACGGCCTGATCGTGCCGAACGCGCCGGGGACGATCGACGCCGACTATCGCGGCCAGGTGCAGGTGATCGTCGGCAACTGCGCCCGGGAGCCCTTTACGATCACGCGCGGCATGCGCATTGCGCAGCTAGTCATTGCTCCGGTTCAGATGGTGGACATTCAGGAGACGACGCACCTGAGTGAGACCGCGCGCGGTGCGGGCGGATTCGGGCACACGGGCCGCGGATGA